A single region of the Anoplolepis gracilipes chromosome 1, ASM4749672v1, whole genome shotgun sequence genome encodes:
- the LOC140672813 gene encoding uncharacterized protein, producing the protein MILKKVAVILIVFIWARDSLAGCHHRSKRSNNEYILHRCTATVELIRKHRNGEGVSSRKTEADSSSRLQIQQRDPEIFAATTLTDATRSETSSGIYRRMTHMRRRGSGHARRIASKHLTDTPLRTLNIDTSQGRPSAFKRKNPLPELAHDVSGGKIDPSPRVVIIKSVT; encoded by the exons ATGATACTGAAAAAAGTGGCTGTTATTTTAATAGTCTTTATTTGGGCCCGTGACTCTTTGGCAGGTTGTCATCATCGCTCAAAACGCTCAA ACAATGAATATATACTGCACAGATGTACAGCTACCGTGGAATTAATTAGGAAACACAGGAACGGGGAAGGTGTCAGTTCGCGTAAAACCGAGGCTGATTCGTCCTCTCGGTTGCAAATACAACAGAGAGATCCCGAGATTTTCGCAGCAACGACCCTAACCGACGCTACTCGATCTGAAACTTCGAGCGGTATTTACCGACGTATGACTCATATGAGGAGACGCGGTAGTGGACATGCACGTCGAATCGCGAGCAAGCATTTGACAGATACACCCCTCAGAACCCTCAATATAGATACATCCCAAGGTAGACCGTCGGCCTTCAAGAGAAAGAATCCGTTACCGGAACTTGCGCATGATGTATCGGGCGGAAAAATCGACCCGTCACCACGTGTAGTGATCATCAAATCTGTAACTTAA